A single Anopheles maculipalpis chromosome 3RL, idAnoMacuDA_375_x, whole genome shotgun sequence DNA region contains:
- the LOC126561786 gene encoding X-linked retinitis pigmentosa GTPase regulator has product MCNTTDQNGGGMHVDIDVPDTGAVFTLGKSYLFDDTIKEETTPQIDTANHPPPEANGKDDEPNPPKEDVPMRQQSYFFVKNDPIVKIVCGSKQSGVICESGRLFVWGLSGHGQLGLGKTETIHKPSCVRTIKRLKERVQSFSFGGNGFCVILAESGRVFYSGKNVFPFNAKVSSLLEATTLHKNPTDNSEFTPFPVELREFNNLLDEGTEERFTEIVAGFNHFILLSSCGNCYGWGYNSHQQLGGVDSLKILSQPERIALDESVGQVFCGNYCTLFVTVANTLYLVGKFQKITIPMLKQLENCILPEKVISGEITGWDCVYLLLASGQVYRSNRVRKVEDLKFEPFENLTGLLADDEHVTKIASANDCVSFVTSSGRLLTTYDEDCPFTASDHFKELNKFRHFNVTDIASGNEHSLVLAYPAVERLDVTHALELLRNATPLPTELQMDAAKAQEFIRNEKRRLRREHVEREISKDESITIETSERGDSDVRFIDNGVSITPAVTPSGKHHKRNHHLKPADAVDADDEADRFSAHRDVVPRKTHTPNISQLIDYSDDDNDSISSQSTFHDEEEENEDTGKHVGKHPDGYNGQNKTGINNDSNNNRNEDARKLSLGSKLNGSMGSTKSSDRMRKFFKELKSKSMDVSCKNPGVVLDDDIKYSKNDQIIQAEDRASKVCTLM; this is encoded by the exons ATGTGTAACACAACGGATCAAAACGGAGGTGGAATGCACGTGGATATTGATGTACCAG ACACGGGAGCCGTGTTTACGTTAGGCAAATCGTACCTCTTCGACGATACAATTAAGGAGGAAACAACACCCCAAATCGACACAGCAAACCATCCGCCACCGGAAGCCAACGGTAAAGATGATGAACCCAACCCACCCAAAGAGGATGTACCGATGCGACAGCAGAGTTACTTTTTCGTCAAGAATGATCCTATCGTGAAAATTGTCTGTGGCAGCAAACAAAGTGGAGTGATATGCG AATCTGGACGACTTTTCGTATGGGGTCTCAGTGGCCACGGACAGCTAGGGTTGGGCAAAACGGAAACCATCCATAAACCATCCTGTGTGCGCACGATCAAACGCCTCAAGGAGCGTGTCCAATCATTTTCCTTCGGAGGCAATGGATTCTGTGTTATTCTTGCTG AGTCCGGAAGGGTGTTTTACagtgggaaaaatgtttttcctttcaatgCAAAGGTTTCGTCCCTGCTGGAAGCGAccacacttcacaaaaatccCACCGATAACAGTGAGTTTACACCGTTTCCCGTAGAGCTGCGGGAGTTCAACAATCTGCTCGATGAAGGAACAGAGGAACGTTTCACCGAGATAGTGGCCGGTTTCAACCACTTCATACTGCTCAGTTCGTGTGGTAATTGCTACGGATGGGGATACAACAGTCACCAGCAGCTCGGTGGAGTTGATTCGCTTAAAATACTCTCCCAACCGGAACGGATCGCACTCGACGAATCGGTCGGGCAGGTGTTCTGTGGCAACTATTGCACACTGTTTGTGACCGTAGCAAACACACTCTATCTGGTGGGAAAGTTCCAAAAGATCACCATTCCGATGCTTAAACAGCTGGAAAATTGTATCCTTCCGGAGAAGGTGATTTCAGGCGAGATTACTGGATGGgattgtgtgtatttgttgctGGCAAGTGGGCAAGTGTATCGTTCCAATCGGGTGCGAAAGGTGGAAGATTTAAAGTTTGAACCGTTCGAAAACTTGACCGGATTGTTGGCTGATGATGAGCATGTGACAAAGATTGCCTCTGCAAACGATTGTGTGTCATTTGTTACTAGTAGCGGTCGCCTGTTAACAACATATGATGAGGATTGTCCTTTTACAGCATCGGATCACTTTAAGGAGCTGAATAAATTCCGTCACTTTAACGTTACGGACATTGCAAGCGGGAATGAACATTCGCTAGTATTGGCTTACCCTGCCGTAGAAAGGTTGGATGTAACACACGCACTAGAGCTGCTGCGAAATGCCACCCCGTTACCAACCGAGCTGCAGATGGACGCCGCAAAGGCACAGGAATTTATTCGCAACGAAAAGAGACGCTTGCGAAGGGAACACGTTGAGCGTGAGATTTCCAAAGATGAATCGATTACGATCGAAACAAGCGAAAGAGGCGATTCGGATGTGCGGTTCATCGATAACGGTGTAAGCATAACGCCAGCCGTAACTCCCAGCGGAAAGCACCACAAACGAAATCACCACCTGAAGCCAGCCGATGCCGTCGATGCGGACGATGAAGCGGATCGCTTTTCGGCCCACAGAGATGTCGTGCCGAGgaaaacgcacacacccaACATTAGTCAGCTAATTGATTACAGTGATGACGATAACGATAGCATCTCTTCACAGTCCACCTTTCACgatgaggaggaagaaaatgagGACACGGGAAAGCACGTCGGCAAACATCCGGACGGCTACAACGGTCAGAACAAAACTGGAATCAACAATGATAGCAATAATAATCGCAACGAGGATGCACGGAAGCTGAGTCTCGGTAGCAAGCTGAACGGTAGCATGGGTAGCACCAAATCCAGCGACAGGATGCGTAAGTTCTTCAAGGAGCTTAAATCGAAAAGCATGGATGTTTCGTGCAAGAATCCGGGCGTTGTTTTAGATGATG acataaaatattccaaaaacgACCAGATCATACAGGCGGAGGACAGAGCATCGAAGGTGTGCACACTGATGTGA
- the LOC126562174 gene encoding glutactin, which translates to MGATFNMDSKTVLFVICLLGMVALVLGENDTRHDVEVRPQYRRFKRMYVMCPPKFSRIGNECYFISPNKQNWLDAYFECKDHNSKLAEPMKYEDKHLRKYLQKINLSADLWIGGTFNWKLNKWQWGHNGREIEYQSFSQMIPGSSKDLKYNCALLRSDLKFRWSAEECTKKINFICQHRMPLVSASGRYSMYDKWNKTYPDQKANEKMVYIMNEPNNRNNRSNYVKPRIYNSMKRVLQSNPSIQPRPAHRRNQSPARKRVDPTGPFYIPSDVVGRKQHLAQYAPDAPNDLNTIDNGHRNGYHHTMSQFNVDFSPRNSKNREAGISRGYRLGHGWTRVDTHLPHQHRHQPGLHRTTKRTHYLPPTRPLTTPSTTSPTTTTTTTTTTTPAPQTTGRPTLTTRFPSYPSAITNILKQHTTHPMSTDEKKSKRDRLRERLQKLSYDEQLLFFQDRAKRKKLKEQQQLRKQQRENEVVQ; encoded by the exons ATGGGAGCTACCTTCAACATGGATTCGAAAACTGTATTATTCG TCATTTGTCTGCTAGGGATGGTGGCACTAGTGCTGGGTGAAAACGACACAAGGCACGATGTGGAAGTTAGGCCACAATATCGTCGGTTCAAGCGAATGTACGTCATGTGCCCGCCAAAGTTTAGTCGCATCGGTAACGAGTGTTACTTCATCtcgccaaacaaacaaaactggcTCGATGCGTACTTCGAGTGTAAGGACCACAACAGCAAGCTGGCCGAGCCGATGAAGTACGAGGACAAGCATCTTCGGAAGTATCTGCAGAAAATAAACC TGTCAGCAGACCTTTGGATTGGCGGTACCTTCAACTGGAAGCTGAACAAATGGCAATGGGGTCACAATGGGCGCGAGATCGAGTACCAATCGTTCAGCCAAATGATTCCTGG GAGCAGCAAGGATTTGAAATACAACTGTGCACTGCTACGGTCCGACCTTAAATTCAG ATGGTCGGCCGAAGAGTGcacaaagaaaattaatttcatctgCCAGCATCGGATGCCGCTAGTGTCTGCCTCCGGACGGTACAGCATGTACGACAAGTGGAACAAGACCTATCCCGACCAGAAGGCCAACGAGAAGATGGTGTACATCATGAACGAACCCAACAATCGAAATAATCGAAG TAATTACGTCAAGCCACGCATCTACAACAGCATGAAGCGGGTATTGCAATCAAACCCTTCGATTCAACCGCGCCCGGCACACCGTCGCAATCAGTCTCCGGCCAGGAAGCGGGTGGACCCCACCGGTCCCTTCTACATCCCGTCGGATGTGGTCGGTCGCAAGCAACACCTCGCGCAGTATGCACCGGACGCACCGAACGATCTCAACACGATCGATAATGGACATCGGAACGGATATCACCACACGATGTCACAGTTCAACGTTGACTTTAGCCCACGCAATAGCAAAAATCGTGAGGCGGGCATATCACGTGGTTACCGATTGGGACACGGATGGACGCGGGTAGACACTCATCTACCACACCAACACCGCCATCAACCGGGACTGCATAGAACCACCAAGCGTACCCATTACTTACCACCGACACGTCCCTTGACTACGCCGAGTACGACCAGTcctaccaccactaccaccacgaCCACCACTACGACACCCGCACCGCAAACTACAGGCCGACCCACGCTAACCACTAGATTCCCGAGCTATCCGTCAGCAATCACCAACATCCTGAAGCAGCACACGACACACCCAATGAGCACGGACGAAAAGAAGTCTAAGCGGGATCGACTCCGCGAACGGCTACAGAAGCTATCGTACGACGAGCAGCTACTCTTCTTCCAGGACCGAGCCAAGCGAAAGAAGCTGAAGGAACAACAGCAACTGCGCAAGCAACAGCGCGAAAATGAAGTGGTCCAGTAA
- the LOC126562617 gene encoding peroxisomal targeting signal 2 receptor — translation MSTFFTTNRHGYSVRFSPFNPDQFVVASSQFYGLAGGGTLYFLELTPDGCGIVEKRTHHWTDGLFDVTWSESNPEIIVSGSGDGSVQLWNTNLSSNNGPPSMVYREHKKEIYSVDWSKVPYEQLFISASWDSTVKIWDPIRNNSLSTYIGHTQLVYNAVFAAHIPNTFASVSGDGFLKIWDILCYDLPIASIKAHDGEVLTVDWCKHDSNILATGASDGLIRIWDLRNFGVPITELKGNEFAVRKVQFSPHNFSVLASVGYDFTTRIWDFKKSNEALETIKHHSEFTYGLDWNRRRRNQLADCGWDSLVHVFKPDCLSDKI, via the exons ATGTCTACGTTTTTCACCACCAACCGGCACGGGTACAGTGTGCGGTTTTCGCCCTTCAACCCGGATCAGTTCGTCGTGGCATCGAGCCAGTTCTATGGGCTGGCCGGTGGCGGTACGCTGTACTTTCTCGAACTGACACCGGACGGTTGCGGTATCGTCGAGAAGCGAACCCATCACTGGACGGATGGATTGTTTGACGTG ACGTGGTCAGAATCGAACCCGGAAATTATCGTATCCGGTTCGGGTGATGGTAGCGTACAGCTGTGGAACACCAACCTGTCCAGCAACAATGGCCCTCCGTCGATGGTGTACCGGGAGCACAAGAAGGAAATCTACAGCGTGGACTGGAGCAAGGTACCGTACGAGCAGCTCTTCATCAGTGCCAGCTGGGACAGTACGGTGAAGATCTGGGACCCGATCCGAAATAACTCGCTCAGCACGTACATTGGCCACACGCAGCTGGTGTATAATGCGGTGTTTGCGGCTCATATCCCGAACACGTTTGCGAGCGTTAGTGGCGATGGGTTCCTGAAGATCTGGGACATCCTTTGCTACGATCTACCGATCGCAAGTATTAAGGCTCACGATGGGGAG GTGCTGACGGTGGACTGGTGCAAGCACGACTCAAACATCCTGGCTACGGGCGCATCGGACGGTTTGATACGCATTTGGGACCTGAGAAACTTTGGCGTACCGATCACGGAACTGAAGGGCAACGAGTTTGCCGTAAGAAAAGTACAATTTTCACCGCACAATTTCTCCGTGCTGGCTAGCGTGGGATATGATTTTACTACCAG AATATGGGACTTTAAGAAGAGCAATGAAGCGCTCGAAACGATCAAACATCATTCGGAGTTTACGTACGGATTGGATTGGAATAGGCGCCGCCGGAATCAGCTGGCCGACTGTGGTTGGGACTCGCTGGTGCACGTCTTCAAGCCGGATTGTCTTTCAGATAAGATTTAG